A window of the Desulfobacterales bacterium genome harbors these coding sequences:
- a CDS encoding amidase: MSKIEFQSAIEQVGAIKSGKISSSELLDHYLERIDKWNPDLNAIVCTDVEKAREQARAADAALARNETWGLLHGLPMTIKDTLEVAGMPCTAGAPPLKDHVPQKHAAVVQALVDAGAIVFGKTNVPLYAGDFQSFNDIYGQTNNPWDIRKTPGGSSGGAAAALAAGLSALEIGSDLGGSIRVPAHFCGLYGHKPSYGIVPQKGHVPPPPGIFTGEYSLAIDMMAAGPLARNIEDVELALEIIVGPEAPDQRAWTVKLPPPRRQTLADYKIGLWLDDPACPVDSGVGDTIQAAVDQLTQNGAAVSEVRPEVDFNGSYEAFLILNAAVMGAAVPEKMFKKWAEKAENLSPEDRSYLASQIRGATQRHRSWIEQDGMRELLRQKWADYFKTYDVLICPPAILPSFAHDHGYIFDRTLPVNGHDRPYMDIMGWSNLASVAKLPATVLPVGRTSGGLPVGMQVIGPYLEDRTPIHVARLISEIIGGFVPPPGF; this comes from the coding sequence ATGAGTAAAATTGAATTTCAATCGGCAATTGAGCAGGTCGGGGCGATCAAGTCGGGAAAAATCTCATCAAGCGAGCTGTTGGACCATTACCTGGAGCGGATTGATAAATGGAATCCGGATTTGAACGCCATTGTCTGTACAGATGTTGAAAAGGCCCGGGAGCAGGCCCGGGCTGCGGATGCGGCGTTGGCCAGAAATGAAACATGGGGTCTGCTCCATGGTCTGCCCATGACGATTAAGGACACACTGGAGGTGGCGGGTATGCCGTGCACAGCCGGGGCGCCGCCTTTGAAAGACCATGTGCCGCAAAAACACGCGGCGGTGGTTCAGGCGCTGGTCGATGCGGGCGCCATTGTGTTTGGAAAAACCAATGTGCCGCTTTATGCCGGGGATTTTCAGAGTTTCAATGATATTTACGGCCAGACCAACAATCCATGGGATATCCGCAAAACTCCGGGCGGTTCATCCGGCGGGGCGGCGGCCGCCCTGGCGGCCGGGCTCAGCGCCCTTGAGATCGGCAGCGATCTGGGCGGCTCCATCCGGGTGCCGGCCCATTTCTGCGGCCTCTACGGGCATAAGCCGAGCTACGGGATCGTGCCCCAGAAAGGCCATGTCCCCCCGCCGCCGGGCATATTTACCGGCGAGTATAGCCTGGCTATCGATATGATGGCGGCCGGGCCGCTGGCCCGGAATATTGAGGATGTGGAGCTGGCCTTAGAGATTATCGTCGGTCCGGAGGCGCCGGATCAGCGAGCCTGGACCGTCAAGCTGCCCCCGCCCCGCAGACAGACGCTTGCGGATTATAAAATCGGCCTGTGGCTGGATGATCCGGCATGCCCCGTGGATTCCGGCGTGGGGGATACGATCCAGGCGGCGGTGGATCAATTGACTCAAAACGGGGCCGCAGTTTCCGAGGTGCGTCCGGAAGTCGATTTTAACGGCAGCTATGAGGCATTTTTAATTCTGAATGCGGCGGTCATGGGCGCTGCCGTGCCGGAAAAGATGTTTAAGAAATGGGCGGAGAAAGCGGAAAACCTCTCGCCTGAGGACCGCTCCTACCTGGCAAGCCAGATCCGCGGGGCTACCCAGCGGCACCGGAGCTGGATCGAACAGGACGGCATGCGGGAGCTGTTGCGCCAGAAGTGGGCGGATTATTTCAAAACCTATGATGTACTGATCTGCCCGCCGGCGATCCTGCCATCATTTGCCCATGATCACGGCTATATTTTTGACCGCACGCTCCCGGTTAACGGGCATGACCGGCCGTATATGGATATCATGGGCTGGTCGAATCTGGCGAGCGTAGCCAAGCTCCCGGCAACGGTTTTGCCTGTGGGTCGAACGTCCGGTGGCCTGCCCGTTGGCATGCAGGTAATCGGGCCGTATTTGGAGGACCGCACCCCGATTCATGTGGCCCGGCTGATCAGTGAAATTATCGGCGGATTCGTGCCGCCGCCCGGCTTCTAA
- a CDS encoding restriction endonuclease subunit S has translation MNWPINWEKCSVSDVAEVFLGKTPKKSQYLSEGNNKIIKFRDIKQGQVDFDNNKEGFVLNDSNLLKSLRRLNLNDILITSAAHSGENIGKKCAIVKNMPEKYANFYFTGELLNIRSCSDESLAKWLYFFFSSKMGLKEIQKAVSGVHLTSGRAKSMQIVIAPDKERDRIVAKLEKLLAKVDQAQARLEKIPGILKQFRMAVLAAACSGGLTREWRLKKHNQDRDGSPDAPVDWEEHKIKDLSHYVTSGSRGWAKYYSDKGPYFIRAQDIKADSLNLENAAHVELPEHIEGKRTKVQKGDILVTITGANVTKTALVDSDIGEAYVNQHVALIRPKDTGLSEYLYLWIVSPKHGRQKLLKDAYGAGKPGLNLDNIRTISVNIPPAEERELITERTRQLFQIADQLDHRYQKAKTHIDHLTQSILAKAFRGELVPQDPNDEPASELLKRIKAGKARQEAESKPNRKPKAKKGRASKKAAV, from the coding sequence TTGAATTGGCCGATAAACTGGGAAAAATGTAGTGTCAGTGATGTGGCCGAGGTTTTTTTAGGTAAGACACCCAAAAAAAGCCAATACCTTTCAGAGGGTAATAATAAGATAATCAAATTTCGTGACATAAAACAAGGTCAAGTAGATTTTGATAATAATAAAGAAGGCTTTGTGCTTAATGATTCAAATTTATTAAAATCTTTAAGAAGATTAAACTTAAACGATATTCTGATTACTTCGGCAGCACATTCTGGAGAAAACATTGGTAAAAAGTGTGCGATAGTTAAAAATATGCCTGAAAAGTATGCTAATTTTTATTTCACAGGTGAATTATTAAATATTCGCAGCTGCTCAGATGAGAGTCTTGCAAAATGGCTGTATTTCTTTTTCTCTTCGAAAATGGGTTTAAAAGAAATTCAGAAGGCTGTCTCAGGTGTTCATCTTACTTCAGGTCGAGCGAAATCAATGCAAATAGTCATTGCACCTGATAAAGAGAGAGATCGCATCGTCGCCAAACTGGAAAAATTACTGGCCAAAGTCGATCAAGCCCAGGCCCGGCTGGAAAAAATTCCGGGCATTCTCAAACAATTTCGAATGGCAGTGCTTGCCGCGGCTTGTTCCGGAGGATTGACAAGGGAGTGGCGCCTCAAAAAACATAATCAGGATAGGGATGGTAGTCCTGATGCGCCTGTTGATTGGGAAGAGCACAAGATTAAAGATTTATCCCACTATGTAACAAGTGGATCAAGGGGATGGGCGAAATATTATTCCGACAAAGGTCCATACTTTATACGTGCACAGGACATTAAAGCCGATTCTCTTAATCTTGAAAATGCGGCCCATGTTGAATTGCCGGAGCACATAGAGGGGAAGCGCACAAAGGTCCAAAAGGGAGATATTCTTGTCACAATTACCGGCGCTAATGTTACAAAGACAGCGCTTGTGGATTCAGATATCGGGGAGGCTTATGTTAATCAGCATGTTGCTTTGATCCGGCCGAAAGATACAGGTTTGTCCGAATACCTTTATTTATGGATAGTAAGCCCCAAGCATGGCCGCCAGAAGTTACTGAAAGATGCCTATGGTGCCGGAAAGCCCGGCCTGAATTTGGATAACATCCGAACAATAAGCGTAAATATCCCGCCAGCAGAAGAAAGGGAGTTAATTACTGAACGCACAAGGCAGCTTTTTCAAATCGCCGATCAGCTCGACCACCGCTACCAAAAAGCTAAAACCCACATCGACCACCTCACCCAATCCATCCTGGCCAAGGCGTTTCGGGGGGAACTGGTGCCCCAGGACCCGAATGACGAGCCCGCATCCGAGCTGTTAAAGCGCATCAAGGCGGGAAAAGCCCGGCAGGAAGCGGAAAGCAAACCCAATCGCAAGCCCAAAGCCAAAAAGGGACGGGCAAGTAAAAAGGCGGCAGTTTGA
- a CDS encoding class I SAM-dependent DNA methyltransferase — translation MSDIVNKLWGFCHTLRHDGIDYGDYIEQLTYLLFLKMADERGVAIPKAYNWETLKKESGQALLDHYADILRHLREQPGLLGDIFTQAMARFNNPVNLKQLITMIDKENWSAMDVDVKGAAFEGLLERSASEGKKGAGQYFTPRELIKSIVRVTRPDPRNEKIYTICDPACGTGGFLVAAYEWLMDRTRAALPISEIQRIRQKTYYGQEFVPRPRRLALMNLFLHGIEATIYYGDTIYEPDRGERYDCVLTNPPFGTKGANQVPERDDFTIATSNKQLNFVQHCMNILKPGGRCAIVLPDNCLFEGKAGEVFEILMQDCNVHTILRLPRGTFTPYSPGVKANVVFFQKGLPTENTWIFDARSNVPGITKKERPLTPDHFAEFEKCFGADPDGRSDRTDLGPEGRFRKFHISEIKEREYKLDITWLRDESLEDANDLPEPEVLVSEAITELEAVVDDLRDILQLAENNGVEP, via the coding sequence ATGTCTGATATTGTTAACAAGCTGTGGGGCTTCTGCCATACCCTCCGCCATGACGGCATTGATTACGGCGACTACATCGAGCAGCTCACCTACCTGCTGTTTCTCAAGATGGCGGATGAACGGGGCGTGGCCATTCCCAAGGCATACAACTGGGAAACCCTGAAAAAGGAATCCGGCCAGGCCCTGCTGGATCATTATGCGGATATCCTGCGCCATCTCCGGGAGCAGCCCGGCCTGCTGGGCGACATTTTTACCCAGGCCATGGCCCGGTTCAACAATCCGGTGAACCTAAAGCAGCTCATCACCATGATCGACAAGGAGAACTGGTCGGCCATGGATGTGGATGTCAAAGGAGCGGCGTTTGAGGGGCTTTTGGAGCGCTCCGCCAGCGAGGGGAAAAAAGGTGCAGGCCAGTATTTCACGCCCCGGGAACTGATCAAGTCCATCGTCCGGGTGACCCGGCCGGATCCCCGAAATGAAAAGATTTACACTATCTGCGATCCGGCCTGCGGCACCGGCGGTTTTCTGGTGGCGGCCTATGAATGGTTGATGGACCGGACCCGCGCCGCCCTGCCCATCAGCGAGATTCAGCGCATCCGCCAGAAAACCTATTACGGCCAGGAATTCGTTCCCCGGCCCAGGCGCCTGGCCCTGATGAACCTGTTTCTCCACGGCATTGAGGCCACCATCTATTACGGGGACACCATTTACGAGCCGGACCGGGGCGAGCGTTACGACTGCGTGCTCACCAACCCGCCCTTCGGCACCAAGGGCGCCAACCAGGTGCCGGAGCGGGATGATTTCACCATTGCCACCAGCAACAAGCAGCTCAATTTTGTCCAGCACTGCATGAACATCTTAAAGCCCGGCGGCCGGTGCGCCATTGTTCTGCCGGACAACTGTCTGTTCGAGGGCAAGGCCGGAGAGGTGTTTGAGATCCTTATGCAGGACTGCAACGTGCACACCATCCTGCGCCTGCCCCGGGGCACGTTCACCCCCTACAGTCCGGGGGTCAAGGCCAACGTGGTCTTTTTTCAGAAGGGGCTGCCCACGGAAAACACCTGGATTTTCGATGCCCGGTCCAATGTGCCCGGGATCACCAAAAAGGAGCGGCCCCTGACCCCGGACCATTTTGCGGAATTTGAAAAATGTTTCGGTGCCGACCCGGACGGCAGAAGCGACCGAACCGACCTCGGCCCGGAGGGCCGGTTCCGGAAGTTCCACATCAGCGAAATCAAGGAGCGGGAGTACAAGCTGGACATCACCTGGCTCCGGGATGAATCCCTGGAAGATGCCAATGACCTGCCCGAGCCCGAGGTGCTGGTCTCCGAGGCGATTACCGAGTTGGAAGCGGTGGTGGATGATTTAAGGGATATTTTGCAACTTGCTGAAAATAATGGGGTAGAACCTTGA
- a CDS encoding type I restriction-modification enzyme R subunit C-terminal domain-containing protein, with protein MVDELEWQTRRDRINKRLQSLNPPWSIIKYTDELDLETLDRHAVEEYPTANGPADYALIVDGRLLGIIEAKKVKVGPQNVLEQAKRYAKGVFNNIGAWNGYKVPFLYASNGEVIWFLDVRDPKNIARQISAFHTPEALTECFDDDIIAGYDALQNHPPTIKNLRPYQLDAVEAIETAIAKRKRAMLLAMATGTGKTFTIVSLIYRLLEARAARRILFLVDRRALAAQAVRELTAFTTPKGSKFNKEYEVYSQRFRKEDLDDDKPFDCRVLPNEYLTAPNAAHTFVYVCTIQRMTINLFGWENAFSQSESDPDYEADTSQLDIPIHAFDVIIADECHRGYTARETAVRRQTMNYFDAVKIGLTATPAAHTLALFREVAYRYTTEQAIQDGYLVDYDAVKIASNIRMNGVFLKPGESVGIVDTETGDEAYDELEDEREFGTQEIEQKVTAPESNRQIIREIARYAYQYQEETGRFPKILIFAANDLPHTSHCDQLVQICKEEFGLGDESVKKITGSPSVDRPLQKIREFRNRPNPKIVVTVDMLTTGVDIPPLEFLVFLRPVKSRILWVQMLGRGTRRCPEIHKEKFAIFDCFDGTLIQYFQNTTDFRVEPPQKEPVSIARVIENIYQNVDRAYYTKVLVRRLRRIDRTMSGQAREQFAAFIPEGDMGRFASELPKRLQDAFMDTMQILRNNTFQELLVNYPRAKRSFLVAYEAEDTVSSETVFQSGGTYQKPEDYLDAFARFVTENPEQVEAIRILLERPRQWRTDALDELRKTLRRHRFDETDLQRAHQLVYNKALADIISMVKHSANETQPLLTAEERVDRAMARVTAGRTFTAEQQQWLDLIREHMIVNLAIELQHFDIAPIFERKGGLGRARTLFEADLERLVADLNYEVAA; from the coding sequence ATGGTCGATGAGTTGGAATGGCAGACCCGCCGGGACCGAATTAACAAGCGGCTACAGTCGCTCAATCCGCCGTGGTCGATTATCAAGTATACGGATGAATTGGATCTCGAAACCCTTGACCGCCATGCGGTGGAAGAATATCCCACCGCGAACGGCCCGGCTGATTACGCCCTTATTGTTGACGGCCGGCTGCTGGGCATCATTGAAGCCAAAAAAGTCAAGGTCGGCCCCCAGAATGTTCTGGAGCAGGCCAAGCGTTATGCCAAAGGCGTCTTCAACAACATCGGCGCCTGGAACGGGTACAAGGTGCCTTTTCTCTATGCTTCCAACGGCGAGGTCATCTGGTTTCTGGATGTCCGTGATCCCAAAAATATCGCCCGTCAGATCAGCGCCTTTCATACCCCCGAGGCCCTCACGGAATGTTTTGATGATGACATCATTGCCGGGTATGACGCGCTCCAAAACCATCCCCCAACCATAAAAAATCTTCGTCCCTATCAGTTGGACGCTGTCGAAGCCATTGAAACCGCCATCGCCAAGCGCAAACGCGCCATGCTCCTGGCCATGGCCACCGGCACCGGCAAAACCTTCACCATTGTTTCCCTGATTTACCGGCTGCTTGAAGCCAGGGCCGCCCGCCGCATCCTGTTTCTGGTGGACCGCCGGGCCCTGGCCGCCCAGGCGGTTCGGGAACTGACCGCATTTACCACTCCCAAGGGCAGCAAATTCAACAAGGAATACGAAGTTTACAGCCAGCGGTTCCGCAAGGAGGACTTGGATGACGACAAACCCTTTGACTGCCGGGTGCTTCCCAATGAGTATCTCACCGCGCCCAATGCGGCGCATACCTTTGTGTATGTCTGCACCATCCAGCGGATGACCATCAATCTGTTCGGCTGGGAAAATGCCTTTTCCCAGTCTGAAAGCGATCCGGATTATGAGGCGGATACGAGCCAGCTCGATATCCCCATCCATGCGTTTGACGTGATCATCGCGGATGAATGCCACCGGGGCTATACCGCCCGGGAAACCGCGGTGCGCCGACAAACCATGAACTATTTTGATGCCGTCAAGATCGGCCTCACCGCCACGCCGGCGGCCCATACACTGGCTCTGTTCCGGGAGGTGGCCTATCGGTATACCACGGAGCAGGCCATCCAGGATGGCTACCTGGTGGATTATGATGCGGTCAAAATCGCCTCTAATATCCGCATGAACGGGGTCTTCCTGAAGCCCGGCGAATCCGTAGGCATTGTGGACACGGAAACCGGGGATGAAGCCTATGACGAATTGGAGGATGAGCGGGAATTCGGCACCCAGGAGATCGAGCAGAAAGTCACCGCACCGGAAAGCAACCGGCAAATCATTCGTGAGATTGCCAGGTATGCGTATCAGTATCAGGAAGAGACTGGCCGGTTTCCCAAGATCCTGATTTTTGCCGCCAACGATCTGCCCCACACCTCCCACTGCGACCAGCTGGTGCAGATCTGCAAGGAGGAATTCGGGCTGGGGGATGAATCCGTCAAAAAGATCACCGGGAGCCCCAGCGTGGACCGGCCGCTTCAGAAAATCCGGGAATTCCGCAACCGGCCGAATCCCAAGATCGTGGTCACCGTGGATATGCTGACCACCGGGGTGGATATTCCGCCGCTGGAGTTTCTGGTGTTTCTCCGGCCGGTCAAATCCCGCATCCTCTGGGTACAGATGCTGGGCCGCGGCACACGGCGCTGTCCGGAAATCCATAAGGAAAAATTTGCCATTTTCGACTGCTTTGACGGGACCTTGATTCAGTACTTTCAGAACACTACGGATTTCAGGGTCGAACCGCCGCAAAAAGAGCCGGTGTCCATCGCCCGGGTAATCGAAAACATCTATCAGAACGTCGACCGGGCCTATTATACCAAGGTCCTGGTCCGGCGGCTCCGCCGCATTGACCGGACCATGAGCGGTCAGGCCCGGGAACAGTTTGCCGCCTTTATTCCGGAGGGCGACATGGGCCGGTTCGCCTCCGAGCTGCCCAAGCGCCTGCAGGATGCGTTCATGGATACCATGCAGATCCTGCGAAACAACACCTTTCAGGAGCTTTTGGTCAACTATCCCCGGGCCAAGCGGAGCTTTCTGGTTGCCTATGAGGCCGAAGATACCGTATCCTCAGAAACCGTGTTTCAATCCGGCGGGACCTATCAAAAACCCGAAGACTATCTTGACGCCTTTGCCCGGTTTGTGACAGAAAATCCGGAGCAGGTCGAGGCCATCCGCATTCTTTTGGAACGGCCCCGGCAGTGGCGGACGGATGCCCTGGATGAACTGCGAAAGACCCTTCGTCGCCACCGGTTTGATGAAACGGACCTTCAGCGGGCGCACCAGTTGGTCTATAACAAGGCCCTGGCGGATATCATCTCCATGGTCAAGCACAGCGCCAATGAAACGCAGCCGCTCCTGACTGCAGAGGAGAGGGTGGACCGGGCCATGGCCCGGGTGACCGCGGGGCGCACCTTCACCGCTGAGCAGCAGCAGTGGCTGGATTTGATCCGAGAGCACATGATTGTGAACCTGGCCATTGAACTTCAGCACTTTGATATAGCCCCCATCTTTGAGCGAAAGGGCGGCCTGGGCAGGGCCCGCACCCTGTTTGAGGCGGACCTGGAGCGCCTGGTTGCGGATCTCAACTACGAAGTGGCCGCCTGA
- a CDS encoding DUF3800 domain-containing protein has translation MAITYNIYCDESCHLEADRIPAMVVGAVWCPKDRVREISEKIRSLKEAYGLARSFEIKWTKISNAKYSFYRAMVDYFFDEPDLHFRAVVIPDKRKLDHAAFKQDHDSWYYKMFFVLLKQILSPEANYNIYLDIKDTRSQKKVEILHDILGSNIYDFDKSIINKVQHVRSNEVEILQLTDLLIGMLGYLHRGLKTNQAKLNLIERVRQKTNFSLLHTTLPREEKFNLLIWTAREW, from the coding sequence ATGGCGATAACTTATAATATCTATTGTGATGAATCCTGTCATCTTGAAGCTGATCGAATTCCGGCCATGGTCGTTGGTGCCGTCTGGTGCCCGAAAGATAGAGTCAGGGAAATATCTGAAAAAATTAGAAGTCTTAAGGAGGCGTACGGACTTGCCAGGAGTTTTGAAATCAAGTGGACAAAGATATCCAATGCGAAATATTCGTTTTATCGGGCTATGGTGGATTATTTTTTTGATGAACCGGATCTGCATTTTCGGGCAGTGGTGATTCCGGATAAACGTAAACTGGACCATGCAGCGTTTAAACAGGATCATGATTCATGGTATTATAAAATGTTTTTTGTCCTATTGAAGCAAATTCTATCCCCCGAAGCCAACTATAATATCTATCTGGATATCAAGGATACCCGCAGTCAAAAAAAAGTGGAAATCCTGCATGATATTTTAGGCAGTAATATTTATGATTTTGACAAATCTATTATCAATAAGGTGCAGCATGTTCGTTCTAATGAAGTAGAAATACTTCAACTCACAGACTTATTGATCGGCATGCTGGGCTATCTGCATCGGGGTCTGAAAACCAATCAGGCTAAGTTGAATTTGATTGAAAGAGTTCGCCAAAAAACAAATTTTAGTCTGCTCCATACCACCTTGCCCAGAGAGGAAAAGTTTAACCTGCTCATCTGGACTGCGCGGGAGTGGTAA
- the radC gene encoding DNA repair protein RadC, translated as MGKIKTLSKWDRPREKLQNKGAQALSDLELMAVLLGSGTPRQDVMTLAEKVVKKTDETNARPSVEDLTTIDGIGPAKAGLIAAALEFARRRIQPEGFKVAFPPDVLPLIQHLADRKQEHFLCISLNGGHEVIAVRTVSVGLVNKTQVHPREVFADPITDRAAAVIVAHNHPAGTLEPSDEDITVTRQLKAAGDTLGISLLDHIIFNHRGYYSFMENGEFRNGDNL; from the coding sequence ATGGGAAAAATTAAAACCCTTTCCAAATGGGACCGGCCGCGGGAGAAGCTGCAGAATAAGGGCGCACAGGCGTTGTCTGATCTTGAATTGATGGCTGTATTGCTGGGCAGCGGCACGCCCCGGCAGGATGTGATGACCCTGGCGGAAAAGGTGGTGAAAAAAACCGATGAAACCAATGCCAGGCCATCGGTTGAGGATTTGACCACCATAGACGGCATCGGCCCGGCCAAGGCCGGCCTGATCGCCGCCGCCCTGGAATTCGCCCGCCGGCGCATCCAGCCCGAGGGCTTCAAGGTGGCGTTTCCGCCGGATGTGCTTCCTTTGATCCAGCACCTGGCAGACCGGAAGCAGGAGCATTTCCTCTGCATTTCATTAAACGGCGGCCATGAGGTGATCGCCGTGCGCACTGTCTCCGTGGGCCTGGTCAACAAAACCCAGGTTCATCCCCGGGAAGTCTTTGCCGATCCCATCACCGACCGGGCCGCCGCTGTGATCGTGGCCCACAATCATCCGGCCGGCACCCTTGAGCCCAGCGACGAGGATATCACCGTGACCCGCCAGCTCAAAGCGGCCGGCGATACCCTGGGTATAAGCCTTTTGGATCATATCATATTCAACCATCGCGGCTATTATAGTTTCATGGAGAATGGGGAATTTCGTAATGGCGATAACTTATAA
- a CDS encoding radical SAM protein: MLLIHPPVAKPGEPPAGPARLAFALRSRGIGCRVWDANLEGLLDLLGRPVAARDTWTRRAVARVTENLAALRSPEISRSLDRYKRAVMDINRVLQMAGKAAGSHITLANYGDARFSPVKSKDLLDAAARFHENPFYSFFKKRLPELIDKSHPRIVGFSVNFISQAVCAFAMAGFIRNHWPNIRIIMGGGLVTSWLAVKGFDNPFASVIDELVCGPGEGRLFSMAGFSETPAAPQPGFDYADFPMNLYLSPGRVLPYAASRGCYWQKCRFCPEKFENTRYQAFDRSAIRSDLNRLQKETRPSLIHFLDNALSPAFLKALIADPPGAPWYGFVRITDHLTDPAFARGLKDSGCVMLKLGIESGAQHVLDALNKGISIDTVSRALKTVSEAGILIYGYLLFGTPAEDYEAACQTRSFILAHADCIDFLNLAIFNLPVGSPEADALDTVDFYPGDLSLYREFVHPRGWDRSRVRRFLVKEFKRPGPIREILKKDPLFFTSNHAPFFLSRSGR; this comes from the coding sequence ATGCTTCTGATCCATCCGCCGGTCGCCAAGCCGGGCGAACCCCCGGCTGGCCCGGCCCGGCTGGCATTTGCGTTAAGATCCCGGGGGATTGGCTGCCGGGTTTGGGATGCCAACCTGGAAGGTTTGCTGGATCTCCTGGGTCGGCCGGTTGCTGCCCGGGATACCTGGACCCGCCGGGCGGTGGCCCGTGTGACTGAAAATCTGGCCGCGCTTCGATCACCGGAAATCTCTCGTAGCCTGGACCGTTACAAGCGGGCGGTCATGGATATCAACCGGGTGCTGCAGATGGCGGGAAAAGCCGCGGGCAGCCATATCACCCTGGCAAACTATGGGGACGCCCGATTTTCGCCGGTTAAGAGCAAAGATCTGCTGGACGCGGCGGCCCGGTTTCACGAAAACCCCTTTTATTCCTTTTTTAAAAAACGCCTGCCCGAGTTGATTGATAAGAGCCATCCCCGGATTGTCGGTTTTTCGGTCAACTTTATAAGCCAGGCGGTCTGCGCATTCGCCATGGCGGGGTTTATAAGAAACCATTGGCCGAATATCCGCATTATTATGGGCGGCGGGCTGGTAACCTCGTGGTTGGCCGTCAAAGGCTTTGACAACCCGTTTGCTTCAGTAATAGATGAGCTGGTCTGCGGGCCGGGAGAGGGGCGCCTTTTCTCCATGGCTGGATTTTCAGAGACCCCGGCCGCGCCTCAGCCCGGGTTTGACTATGCCGATTTCCCGATGAATTTGTATCTCTCTCCCGGCCGGGTGCTCCCTTATGCCGCCTCCCGCGGCTGCTACTGGCAGAAATGCCGGTTCTGCCCGGAAAAATTTGAAAACACCCGGTACCAGGCTTTTGATCGATCCGCCATCCGAAGCGATCTGAATCGGCTGCAAAAAGAAACCCGTCCCTCGCTCATCCATTTTCTGGACAATGCCCTGTCTCCGGCATTCTTAAAAGCCCTGATCGCTGATCCGCCCGGGGCGCCCTGGTATGGGTTCGTCCGGATCACCGATCATCTTACCGACCCGGCGTTTGCCAGGGGCTTAAAAGATTCCGGCTGTGTGATGCTGAAGCTTGGCATCGAGTCCGGCGCCCAGCATGTGTTGGATGCATTGAATAAGGGGATATCCATTGACACCGTATCCCGGGCGTTAAAAACCGTCAGCGAAGCCGGCATTTTAATCTACGGATACCTACTTTTCGGCACGCCGGCCGAAGATTATGAAGCCGCTTGCCAGACGCGATCCTTTATACTGGCCCATGCGGACTGCATCGATTTTTTAAACCTGGCCATCTTCAATCTGCCCGTGGGCAGCCCGGAGGCGGATGCCCTGGATACCGTGGATTTTTATCCCGGGGATTTGTCCCTGTACCGGGAGTTTGTCCACCCCCGCGGCTGGGACCGCAGCCGGGTGCGGCGGTTTCTGGTCAAGGAGTTTAAGCGGCCGGGGCCCATCCGGGAGATTTTGAAAAAAGATCCCTTGTTTTTTACCTCCAATCACGCGCCGTTTTTTTTGTCTCGCAGCGGTCGCTGA
- a CDS encoding cold-shock protein codes for MAKGTVKWFNEKKGYGFIEQEDGSDVFVHFSGINGSGFKTLNEGDRVSFTVEQGQKGPAAVDVTVE; via the coding sequence ATGGCTAAAGGCACCGTAAAGTGGTTTAACGAAAAAAAAGGCTATGGGTTCATTGAGCAGGAAGATGGATCTGATGTATTTGTTCATTTTTCCGGCATCAACGGATCCGGTTTCAAGACGCTGAACGAAGGCGACAGGGTTTCCTTTACTGTTGAGCAGGGCCAAAAAGGCCCGGCGGCAGTAGACGTTACCGTCGAATAA